One region of Bactrocera neohumeralis isolate Rockhampton chromosome 5, APGP_CSIRO_Bneo_wtdbg2-racon-allhic-juicebox.fasta_v2, whole genome shotgun sequence genomic DNA includes:
- the LOC126758138 gene encoding uncharacterized protein LOC126758138 — protein MLKKVIFTIFALTLATDSVAKPKGEERMRFLVDETNRDHEPYADLALYMVERYISSKTSTLIIMENCEHCFLGLQNMHTRLLRYFLKRFNPTMSLQLFFGLPEDRLWDYNIFIVDSMHAFKNLSINIPETSYEHQFHFFIILTLRTKSSEIAAHHMRAIFNECLRFNVDNVVVMLELDKRKFGFYTYYLFADVYCHQGENIEIVHFNTYFNGSLEHDRLFPQHLRDFHGCQLFICLEMGYPLLGFHGNRSDPHDLQDIRLVAGIEGDLLKDLAKALNFRVNFSISKNRGVIGENNDSTGCFAELAAGKADIAIGCLSSTDGLRHVFSYSISYHQSLYVFIVRSGLHFGPIKQLVHAFCRSVWQAIGICCVIGMIFIRFVISCTSSGVCEKLVGQRKHSDSTNLIVVMMGYPIKILPSRNCARLLLMSWLLATLVLRNAYQAKMFDSLRISRRIPIPRTIAGLEEKNYIFVSDKYTEFYPRNMTRIISNITQRYRMVQQSDTERLITSSMLDTLAWHNRQNWKTSSLTYVDEPIYNVQISMYFKKHSIFRSIFDDRIKKLSSAGITSHLGAKHVKKQFQVMNANSQRLPAISSNMLRGLYILYAMLMTIAFTQFSLELLTKRAPSVRRAMDWIHYVGRD, from the exons atgttaAAGAAAGTTATATTCACTATTTTTGCGCTGACACTGGCGACTGACAGCGTGGCCAAGCCGAAGGGTGAGGAGAGGATGCGTTTCTTAGTTGATGAAACCAATCGTGATCATGAGCCCTACGCCGACCTGGCGCTCTACATGGTGGAGCGCTACATCAGCTCTAAGACTAGCACGCTCATCATCATGGAGAATTGCGAGCACTGCTTTCTGGGACTGCAGAATATGCATACGCGTTTGTTGCGCTACTTTCTGAAGCGCTTCAATCCCACCATGTCGCTGCAGCTGTTCTTTGGACTGCCTGAGGATAGATTGTGGGACTACAACATTTTCATTGTAGACTCCATGCACGCCTTTAA aaaTCTAAGTATTAACATTCCGGAAACCAGTTATGAGCATCAGTTCCACTTCTTCATAATTCTAACATTAAGGACGAAGTCGAGCGAGATCGCGGCGCACCATATGAGAGCAATATTCAACGAGTGCTTGCGTTTCAATGTGGACAATGTTGTTGTGATGCTCGAATTGGACAAAAGGAAGTTTGGTTTCTACACTTACTACCTGTTCGCTGACGTTTACTGCCATCAAGGCGAAAACATTGAGATTGTTCACTTCAACACATATTTTAATGGCAGCTTGGAGCACGACCGCCTTTTTCCGCAGCATTTGCGTGATTTCCACGGCTGTCAGTTGTTCATTTGCTTGGAGATGGGCTATCCCTTACTCGGATTCCATGGCAATCGCAGCGATCCGCACGATTTGCAGGATATCCGCCTAGTGGCCGGAATCGAAGGTGATCTATTAAAGGACCTGGCTAAGGCTCTTAATTTTCGTGTTAACTTTTCCATATCGAAGAACCGAGGTGTAATCGGCGAAAACAACGACTCGACTGGCTGTTTTGCGGAG ttgGCTGCCGGGAAGGCGGACATTGCAATTGGCTGCTTGAGTAGTACGGATGGCTTACGTCATGTTTTCAGCTACTCCATCTCGTACCATCAGAGTTTGTATGTTTTTATCGTTCGCAGTGGTTTGCATTTTGGACCCATCAAGCAATTGGTACATGCCTTCTGCCGGAGCGTTTGGCAGGCGATTGGTATTTGCTGTGTTATTGGCATGATTTTTATTCGTTTCGTAATAAGTTGTACCAGTTCGGGGGTGTGCGAGAAATTGGTCGGGCAACGCAAACACAGTGATTCCACCAATTTGATTGTTGTAATGATGGGGTATCCTATTAAAATTTTACCGAGTCGAAATTGCGCCCGATTATTGCTTATGTCCTGGCTGTTGGCAACGCTGGTGCTGCGCAATGCCTATCAAGCCAAAATGTTCGATAGTTTGCGTATATCCAGACGTATACCGATACCGCGTACCATTGCCGGGctggaagaaaaaaattacatattcgTCAGCGATAAGTATACAGAGTTCTATCCGCGAAATATGACGCGAATTATATCTAACATTACGCAACGGTATCGCATGGTGCAGCAGAGTGACACGGAACGGCTGATCACTTCTTCCATGCTGGACACATTGGCCTGGCATAATCGACAAAATTGGAAGACCAGCTCCTTGACATATGTCGATGAACCGATCTATAACGTACAGATATCTATGTATTTCAAGAAGCACTCTATATTTCGTTCGATCTTCGATGACCGCATTAAGAAATTGTCTTCGGCTGGCATTACGTCACACCTTGGAGCGAAGCATGTGAAGAAACAGTTCCAGGTAATGAACGCGAATTCACAACGCCTGCCAGCCATtagcagcaacatgttgcgtggcctatatattttgtatgcaatGCTTATGACAATAGCTTTCACTCAATTTTCCCTGGAGCTACTGACCAAAAGGGCACCCAGTGTTAGACGAGCAATGGACTGGATACACTATGTGGGTCGGGACTAG